Proteins co-encoded in one Neofelis nebulosa isolate mNeoNeb1 chromosome 2, mNeoNeb1.pri, whole genome shotgun sequence genomic window:
- the NXPH2 gene encoding neurexophilin-2, which yields MRLRPLPLVVVPGLLQLLFCESKKVVHATEGLDWEDKDAPGTLVGNVVHSRIINPLRLFVKQSPVPKPGHLAYADSMENFWDWLANVTEVQEPLARTKRRPIVKTGKFKKMFGWGDFHSNIKTVKLNLLITGKIVDHGNGTFSVYFRHNSTGLGNVSVSLVPPSKVVEFEVSPQSTLETKESKSFNCRIEYEKTDRAKKTALCNFDPSKICYQEQTQSHVSWLCSKPFKVICIYIAFYSVDYKLVQKVCPDYNYHSETPYLSSG from the coding sequence TTATTTTGTGAAAGTAAGAAGGTGGTGCATGCCACAGAGGGGCTGGATTGGGAAGACAAAGATGCTCCGGGGACATTGGTCGGAAACGTGGTGCACTCAAGGATCATCAATCCTCTGCGCCTGTTTGTTAAACAGTCTCCAGTCCCAAAGCCTGGACACTTGGCGTATGCGGACAGCATGGAAAACTTTTGGGATTGGCTGGCCAATGTCACCGAGGTTCAGGAGCCATTGGCAAGAACTAAACGGAGGCCGATAGTAAAAACGGGAAAATTTAAGAAGATGTTCGGATGGGGTGATTTCCATTCCAACATTAAAACTGTCAAACTCAACCTCCTCATCACAGGGAAAATTGTTGACCACGGAAATGGAACCTTCAGTGTTTATTTCCGACATAATTCCACAGGCCTGGGCAATGTTTCAGTGAGTTTGGTACCCCCCTCCAAAGTGGTGGAATTTGAAGTTTCCCCGCAGTCTACCTTGGAGACCAAGGAGTCCAAATCTTTCAATTGTCGCATTGAATATGAAAAAACAGATCGGGCGAAGAAGACTGCCCTGTGCAACTTTGACCCCTCGAAGATCTGCTACCAGGAGCAGACTCAGAGCCATGTGTCTTGGTTGTGCTCCAAACCCTTCAAGGTCATTTGCATTTACATTGCCTTTTACAGTGTTGATTATAAACTTGTGCAGAAAGTCTGCCCTGACTACAATTACCATAGCGAGACTCCATACTTATCTTCCGGCTGA